A portion of the Bacillota bacterium genome contains these proteins:
- a CDS encoding Wzz/FepE/Etk N-terminal domain-containing protein produces the protein MILRHDPMIGRERKEGESHGCPVPLKGRISCRAAMAQDGGYTDEIDLRQYIEALWRGRWVVLAVTLCAMLAAGLISSLLLDPVYESTTVLTVNLPTEVGAELGDPVITGIIGSTPQAHVRLLRDPIVLDRAARSLGSTSLDAAALAKKVTTKVAGDASKSDRLVEIAVKDPVPENARALAEAIVEAYRGYLSDLVSARLSSRKQALSAELAHQEAAVSEKLERLKEVVGSSGGTDLLTQEINSKAAELASYRWEFAQLTSEERAASDSLRVLEEQLSAIPRTVALERPSGGQTNGASGPETWSLAPVQLNPAYTSLLEDVARKRASLAETRARLAAARKAIPVLEAEIAELKTRLMEEEALEERLADEVSVSKGRVVDLATKLQNLEGRDASALVSSAIGIAAPATLPVEPSGPRKVLNVAIAGVLGAMAGVLSVFAMDFWRNTQPLAGPKEPVAR, from the coding sequence GTGATACTCCGTCATGATCCCATGATTGGGCGAGAAAGGAAGGAGGGGGAAAGCCACGGCTGTCCTGTCCCGCTAAAGGGCAGGATTTCGTGCCGTGCAGCGATGGCGCAAGACGGCGGGTACACAGACGAGATAGACCTGAGGCAGTACATTGAGGCCCTCTGGCGCGGAAGGTGGGTAGTCCTCGCGGTGACCCTGTGCGCTATGTTAGCGGCGGGGCTGATAAGCTCCTTGTTGCTCGACCCGGTGTATGAGTCCACCACTGTCCTCACCGTGAACCTTCCCACAGAAGTGGGAGCAGAGCTCGGAGACCCTGTCATCACCGGCATCATCGGAAGCACCCCCCAAGCGCACGTCAGGCTGTTGCGAGACCCGATCGTCCTCGACCGGGCCGCAAGGTCCCTCGGCAGTACCTCGTTGGACGCGGCTGCCCTCGCCAAGAAGGTCACTACCAAAGTGGCGGGTGACGCAAGCAAGAGCGACAGGCTCGTGGAGATCGCTGTCAAAGACCCCGTCCCTGAAAACGCGAGGGCCTTGGCGGAAGCGATCGTCGAGGCATACAGGGGCTATCTCTCCGACCTCGTGTCCGCGCGGCTCTCCTCTCGGAAGCAGGCGCTCTCTGCGGAGCTAGCCCACCAAGAAGCAGCCGTTTCAGAGAAGCTGGAGAGGCTCAAGGAGGTCGTGGGGAGCTCGGGTGGAACGGACCTGCTCACTCAGGAGATTAACTCCAAGGCTGCCGAGCTGGCTAGTTACCGGTGGGAGTTCGCTCAGCTCACGAGCGAGGAGCGCGCCGCATCGGACTCCCTCAGAGTTCTGGAGGAGCAGCTCTCAGCCATTCCGCGGACGGTGGCGCTGGAGCGGCCTTCGGGCGGGCAGACCAACGGAGCGTCGGGCCCGGAAACATGGAGCCTCGCGCCAGTTCAGCTCAATCCCGCGTACACGTCGTTGCTGGAGGACGTCGCTCGCAAACGGGCGAGCCTCGCTGAGACCAGGGCCCGACTGGCCGCTGCCCGCAAAGCCATCCCGGTGCTCGAAGCCGAGATCGCGGAGCTGAAGACGAGGCTCATGGAAGAGGAGGCTCTCGAGGAAAGGCTGGCCGATGAAGTAAGCGTCAGCAAAGGTCGAGTGGTCGATCTTGCGACGAAGTTACAGAACCTCGAGGGACGGGACGCGAGCGCCTTGGTGAGTTCCGCCATAGGGATAGCTGCGCCCGCCACCTTGCCCGTGGAACCTTCAGGACCGAGGAAGGTGCTCAACGTGGCCATAGCAGGCGTCCTAGGTGCGATGGCGGGCGTGTTGTCCGTGTTCGCCATGGACTTTTGGCGCAACACCCAGCCGTTGGCAGGCCCGAAGGAGCCGGTCGCGCGGTAG